In Bos taurus isolate L1 Dominette 01449 registration number 42190680 breed Hereford chromosome 11, ARS-UCD2.0, whole genome shotgun sequence, one DNA window encodes the following:
- the ZC3H8 gene encoding zinc finger CCCH domain-containing protein 8 isoform 2 (isoform 2 is encoded by transcript variant 2), with protein sequence MDFENLFSKPPNPALGKKSTTNSDQRHSRSSTSPKNLQHRKSRSKDYDAYTDDDICNQEPEDNFAKELQQYIQAKEMASVTQSLLCPEESVKKETAKGTKKAIKQKNINLKAVHKNGKKKKMKRKCPGPGDKGNASLRSSGSQDQNGKSKEQQQPVRMSQGFINQHTVQRQGKQICKYFLERKCIKGDQCKFDHDAEIEKKKEMCKFYVQGYCTRGENCLYLHNEYPCKFYHTGAKCYQGEHCKFSHAPLTDETQELLAKILDPERKSS encoded by the exons GCACTCTAGAAGCTCTACATCTCCGAAGAATTTGCAACATAGGAAATCAAGAAGTAAGGACTATGATGCATATACTGATGATGACATCTGCAATCAGGAGCCAGAGGATAATTTCGCTAAGGAGCTTCAGCAGTACATACAAGCTAAAGAGATGGCAAGTGTTACTCAGTCCTTACTGTGTCCTGAAGAATCTGTGAAGAAAGAGACAGCAAAGGGGACCAAGAAAG ctaTTAAGCAAAAAAATATAAACCTTAAAGCTGTTCACAAGAatggtaaaaagaagaaaatgaagcgaAAGTGTCCTGGCCCAGGAGACAAAGGAAATGCTTCCCTGAGGAGCAGTGGCTCACAGGACCAG AATGGGAAATCTaaagagcagcagcagcctgtgagAATGAGTCAGGGGTTCATCAACCAACATACGGTGCAACGCCAGGGAAAGCAAATTTGTAAATACTTTCTTGAAAGGAAGTGTATTAAG GGAGACCAATGTAAATTTGATCATGATGCAGagatagagaagaaaaaggaaatgtgtaAGTTTTATGTACAAGGATATTGTACCAGAGGGGAAAACTGCCTATATTTGCATA ATGAATATCCTTGCAAGTTTTACCATACAGGAGCAAAATGTTATCAGGGAGAACATTGCAAGTTTTCACATGCTCCACTGACTGATGAAACACAAGAACTGTTGGCTAAA ATTTTGGATCCTGAAAGGAAGtcatcatga